In Gasterosteus aculeatus chromosome 15, fGasAcu3.hap1.1, whole genome shotgun sequence, a single genomic region encodes these proteins:
- the ttc8 gene encoding tetratricopeptide repeat protein 8 isoform X2 produces the protein MEVKMDPLFLALSYFRRRKLQQCSDICTKILQDNPYDQAAWSLKTRALTEMVYIDEIEVDQEGIAEMMLDESSIAQVARPGTSLRLPGTSHGGGPTPAVRPLTQSGRPITGFVRPSTQSGRPGTMEQAIKTPRTAGSARPVTSASGRFIRLGTASMLTNPEGPYINLSRLNLAKYSQKPQLSRTLFEYIFHHENDVKNALDLAAQATEHAQFKDWWWKVQLGKCYYRLGLYREAEKQFRSALNHKEVVDTYLYLAKVYQRLDQPITALNLFKQGLDHFPGEVTLLTGIARIHEEMNNISSATEYYKDVLKQDNTHVEAIACIGSNHFYTDQPEIALRFYRRLLQMGVYNCQLYNNLGLCCFYAQQYDMTLSSFERAQALAANDEEQADVWYNIGHVAVGIGDLPLAYQCFKLALTNNNDHAEAYNNLAVLELRKGRIEQSKAFLQTAASLAPHMYEPHFNLSILSEKIGDLQGSYTAAQKSEDSFPEHVDTQQLLKQLRQHFSVL, from the exons ATGGAGGTGAAGATGGACCCGTTGTTCCTAGCGTTGAGCTACTTCCGGAGGCGAAAGCTTCAACAATGTTCAGATATTTGCACTAAAATATTACAGGACAACCCGTACGACCAG GCTGCGTGGAGCTTGAAAACCCGCGCTCTTACAGAGATGGTATACATTGACGAAATTGAGGTTGACCAGGAAGGGATTGCTGAGATGATGCTGGATGAAAGCTCTATTGCCCAAGTTGCAC GACCAGGAACATCACTGAGGCTCCCTGGAACAAGTCATGGCGGAGGTCCCACACCGGCTGTCAG GCCCTTGACACAATCGGGGCGTCCCATCACAGGATTTGTGAGGCCCAGCACACAGTCGGGTCGTCCTGGGACAATGGAGCAGGCCATCAAGACCCCCCGCACCGCAGGCTCCGCCCGTCCTGTCACGAGCGCTTCTGGCAGATTCATTCGTCTGGGCACA GCTTCTATGTTAACCAATCCAGAAGGACCATATATAAACCTCTCGAGACTAAATCTGGCCAAGTATTCCCAAAAACCACAATTATCCAGG ACATTGTTCGAGTACATATTCCACCAtgaaaatgatgtaaaaaat GCATTAGATTTGGCTGCTCAAGCTACTGAACATGCCCAGTTTAAAGACTGGTGGTGGAAGGTTCAGTTAGGAAAATGCTACTACAG GCTTGGTTTATATCGAGAGGCAGAAAAACAGTTTAGATCAGCTCTGAACCATAAAGAGGTGGTGGATACGTATCTCTACCTTGCGAAG GTGTATCAGCGCCTGGATCAACCAATAACAGCACTTAACCTTTTCAAGCAAGGTCTGGACCACTTTCCTGGGGAGGTTACTCTGCTAACTGGAATCGCTCGCATACACGAG GAGATGAACAACATCTCATCGGCCACAGAGTATTACAAAGATGTGCTGAAGCAGGACAACACCCACGTGGAGGCTATAGCCTGCATAGGCAGCAATCACTTCTACACCGATCAGCCTGAGATCGCCCTGCGCTTCTACAG ACGGCTACTTCAGATGGGGGTGTATAACTGCCAGCTGTACAACAACCTGGGCTTGTGCTGCTTCTACGCCCAGCAGTACGACATGACTCTGTCCTCGTTCGAGAGGGCTCAGGCCCTGGCGGCCAATGACGAAGAGCAGGCGGATGTGTGGTACAACATAGGACACGTGGCCGTG GGCATAGGAGACTTGCCACTGGCCTACCAGTGTTTTAAATTGGCTTTGACTAACAATAATGACCACGCTGAGGCCTACAACAACCTGGCAGTGCTGGAGCTGCGCAAAGGTCGCATCGAACAG TCTAAAGCCTTCCTGCAGACGGCAGCATCGCTCGCCCCTCACATGTACGAGCCGCACTTCAATCTCTCCATTCTCTCTGAAAAG ATCGGAGACCTTCAAGGCAGTTACACTGCCGCCCAAAAGTCTGAGGACTCCTTCCCGGAGCACGTCGACACTCAGCAGCTTCTCAAGCAACTTCGGCAGCACTTTTCGGTTCTGtga
- the ttc8 gene encoding tetratricopeptide repeat protein 8 isoform X1, producing the protein MEVKMDPLFLALSYFRRRKLQQCSDICTKILQDNPYDQDSSILISEAAWSLKTRALTEMVYIDEIEVDQEGIAEMMLDESSIAQVARPGTSLRLPGTSHGGGPTPAVRPLTQSGRPITGFVRPSTQSGRPGTMEQAIKTPRTAGSARPVTSASGRFIRLGTASMLTNPEGPYINLSRLNLAKYSQKPQLSRTLFEYIFHHENDVKNALDLAAQATEHAQFKDWWWKVQLGKCYYRLGLYREAEKQFRSALNHKEVVDTYLYLAKVYQRLDQPITALNLFKQGLDHFPGEVTLLTGIARIHEEMNNISSATEYYKDVLKQDNTHVEAIACIGSNHFYTDQPEIALRFYRRLLQMGVYNCQLYNNLGLCCFYAQQYDMTLSSFERAQALAANDEEQADVWYNIGHVAVGIGDLPLAYQCFKLALTNNNDHAEAYNNLAVLELRKGRIEQSKAFLQTAASLAPHMYEPHFNLSILSEKIGDLQGSYTAAQKSEDSFPEHVDTQQLLKQLRQHFSVL; encoded by the exons ATGGAGGTGAAGATGGACCCGTTGTTCCTAGCGTTGAGCTACTTCCGGAGGCGAAAGCTTCAACAATGTTCAGATATTTGCACTAAAATATTACAGGACAACCCGTACGACCAG GACTCCTCCATACTTATCTCAGAG GCTGCGTGGAGCTTGAAAACCCGCGCTCTTACAGAGATGGTATACATTGACGAAATTGAGGTTGACCAGGAAGGGATTGCTGAGATGATGCTGGATGAAAGCTCTATTGCCCAAGTTGCAC GACCAGGAACATCACTGAGGCTCCCTGGAACAAGTCATGGCGGAGGTCCCACACCGGCTGTCAG GCCCTTGACACAATCGGGGCGTCCCATCACAGGATTTGTGAGGCCCAGCACACAGTCGGGTCGTCCTGGGACAATGGAGCAGGCCATCAAGACCCCCCGCACCGCAGGCTCCGCCCGTCCTGTCACGAGCGCTTCTGGCAGATTCATTCGTCTGGGCACA GCTTCTATGTTAACCAATCCAGAAGGACCATATATAAACCTCTCGAGACTAAATCTGGCCAAGTATTCCCAAAAACCACAATTATCCAGG ACATTGTTCGAGTACATATTCCACCAtgaaaatgatgtaaaaaat GCATTAGATTTGGCTGCTCAAGCTACTGAACATGCCCAGTTTAAAGACTGGTGGTGGAAGGTTCAGTTAGGAAAATGCTACTACAG GCTTGGTTTATATCGAGAGGCAGAAAAACAGTTTAGATCAGCTCTGAACCATAAAGAGGTGGTGGATACGTATCTCTACCTTGCGAAG GTGTATCAGCGCCTGGATCAACCAATAACAGCACTTAACCTTTTCAAGCAAGGTCTGGACCACTTTCCTGGGGAGGTTACTCTGCTAACTGGAATCGCTCGCATACACGAG GAGATGAACAACATCTCATCGGCCACAGAGTATTACAAAGATGTGCTGAAGCAGGACAACACCCACGTGGAGGCTATAGCCTGCATAGGCAGCAATCACTTCTACACCGATCAGCCTGAGATCGCCCTGCGCTTCTACAG ACGGCTACTTCAGATGGGGGTGTATAACTGCCAGCTGTACAACAACCTGGGCTTGTGCTGCTTCTACGCCCAGCAGTACGACATGACTCTGTCCTCGTTCGAGAGGGCTCAGGCCCTGGCGGCCAATGACGAAGAGCAGGCGGATGTGTGGTACAACATAGGACACGTGGCCGTG GGCATAGGAGACTTGCCACTGGCCTACCAGTGTTTTAAATTGGCTTTGACTAACAATAATGACCACGCTGAGGCCTACAACAACCTGGCAGTGCTGGAGCTGCGCAAAGGTCGCATCGAACAG TCTAAAGCCTTCCTGCAGACGGCAGCATCGCTCGCCCCTCACATGTACGAGCCGCACTTCAATCTCTCCATTCTCTCTGAAAAG ATCGGAGACCTTCAAGGCAGTTACACTGCCGCCCAAAAGTCTGAGGACTCCTTCCCGGAGCACGTCGACACTCAGCAGCTTCTCAAGCAACTTCGGCAGCACTTTTCGGTTCTGtga
- the LOC144388428 gene encoding uncharacterized protein LOC144388428 gives MAKTRMISNNDDSTDGRNNGSSRTVRVGSRSLPLYPLVIVCLALLNIILMFTGIGIGIYCGKVSGESNSYQITAQALILEVKQLQVMQTEVIKAQEEARHALETELESHRLLKLQLEQIQALGDGVQTQIESLHKEKDTLTANSSDILQNCGRCQSGWRLFNMSCYLHSGSQHLKTWHDSRQDCLRRGADLAVINNLQEQLNLYEYLPKRDPSIRPWWRHPEGIWIGLTDIQTEGNWTWVNNVPLQDGGYWMQGEPNNAGTEEDCLAIMNMKNSKATWYDASCSLQKEWLCEKEPN, from the exons ATGGCTAAGACAAGAATGATCTCAAATAATGATGACAGCACAGATGGAAGGAATAATG GATCTTCCCGCACAGTCAGAGTTGGGTCCAGAAGCCTTCCTCTGTATCCACTGGTTATCGTGTGTTTAGCACTGCTGAACATTATACTGATGTTTACCGGTATTGGGATTGGGATTTACT GTGGAAAAGTAAGTGGGGAATCCAACTCCTACCAAATAACAGCACAAGCCCTCATCTTAGAGGTGAAGCAACTTCAGGTGATGCAGACTGAAGTGATCAAAGCTCAAGAAGAGGCCCGACACGCATTAGAGACAGAGCTGGAGAGCCACCGGCTGCTGAAACTTCAGTTAGAGCAGATCCAGGCCCTCGGCGACGGCGTCCAGACCCAGATTGAGAGCCTACATAAGGAGAAAGATACACTGACGGCCAATTCATCTGATATTC TACAAAATTGCGGTCGCTGCCAGTCAGGATGGCGTTTATTCAACATGTCATGCTACTTACATTCTGGATCCCAACACTTGAAGACCTGGCATGACAGCAGGCAGGACTGTCTCAGGCGGGGCGCAGATCTGGCTGTGATTAATAACTTGCAGGAGCAG TTGAATCTTTATGAATACCTACCCAAACGAGATCCAAGCATTCGACCGTGGTGGAGACATCCAGAAGGCATTTGGATCGGCCTTACAGATATTCAAACAGAGGGCAATTGGACGTGGGTAAATAATGTGCCTCTGCAGGATGGAGG GTACTGGATGCAAGGGGAACCCAACAACGCAGGAACGGAGGAGGACTGCTTAGCAATCATGAACATGAAAAACTCCAAGGCAACATGGTACGATGCCAGCTGCAGTCTGCAAAAGGAATGGTTGTGTGAAAAGGAACCCAACTAG
- the LOC120833180 gene encoding C-type lectin domain family 4 member E: protein MEGGENSGGSFDGSYNKLIHPEDSSDDDRSLHSNQEKQQVSMLMVRPASRLDHYKRLTVGLAVLAVVLLASDVGLGVYYKKLTNGQDVNDIRSEVAKLQASHNSAIQSRDEAKKQLEREISGQQMTKWEIEHQSRKIKNYEALSDRIQMEVSALKSHIPMIKNGCRHCLPGWTFMNSLCYFFPFSDAIQRRSWPEAREFCRNKGADLAVIDTREKLMAIHSLINNNHNPSLDVSMTGFWIGLRDVEEEGIWKWLDGTRLTEGYWNDGEPNNSGNEDCAATYPRGNPFQAWNDAPCSYDLKWICQGTPSVNVLKSI, encoded by the exons atggagggaggagaaaattCAGGTGGTTCTTTTGATGGTTCATATAACAAACTGATTCATCCAGAGGACTCCAGTGACGATGACCGCAGTCTCCACTCAAACCAAGAGAAGCAACAAG tgtCCATGTTGATGGTGAGGCCTGCATCCCGTTTGGATCATTACAAACGGCTTACAGTAGGCCTGGCGGTGCTTGCTGTCGTTCTCTTGGCAAGTGACGTTGGCCTGGGAGTTTATT ATAAAAAGCTAACAAATGGACAGGATGTAAATGACATCAGGAGCGAGGTGGCCAAACTGCAAGCTTCTCACAACTCTGCAATCCAAAGCAGGGATGAAGCCAAGAAGCAGCTGGAAAGAGAGATCAGTGGGCAGCAAATGACCAAATGGGAGATTGAACACCAGAGTAGAAAAATCAAAAACTACGAAGCGCTCAGTGACAGAATCCAAATGGAGGTTTCGGCGTTGAAGTCCCACATCCCAATGATTA AAAACGGCTGCAGGCACTGTCTCCCCGGGTGGACGTTCATGAACTCGCTGTGTTACTTCTTCCCATTCTCTGACGCTATTCAACGCAGATCATGGCCAGAAGCCAGAGAGTTCTGCAGAAACAAAGGAGCTGACTTGGCAGTGATCGACACCAGAGAGAAACTC ATGGCAATACATAGCTTgataaataataatcataaccCCTCACTGGACGTAAGCATGACGGGCTTTTGGATCGGATTGAgagatgtggaggaggaagggattTGGAAATGGCTGGATGGAACAAGACTGACTGAAGG ATATTGGAATGATGGAGAGCCCAACAATAGCGGCAATGAGGACTGTGCAGCAACGTATCCCAGAGGGAATCCCTTTCAGGCCTGGAATGATGCGCCGTGCAGTTATGACCTGAAATGGATCTGCCAAGGAACACCAAGTGTTAATGTGTTAAAGTCCATttaa